In Thermococcus zilligii AN1, a genomic segment contains:
- a CDS encoding adenosylcobalamin-dependent ribonucleoside-diphosphate reductase, which yields MPVEKVMKRDGRIVPFDKERIRWAIQRAMLEVGIHDEDLLNKVVRRVVRRINQLYDGQIPNIENIQDIVELELMRAGLFDVAKAYILYRKKKAEIREEKKKILNKDTLDEIDKRFSLNALRVLASRYLMRNEKGEIVESPKELFERVSVLAVIPDILYDERVFDKNGGHEQDPKAIEKYLSKLDEYDGKLSIGRFKLNKYHFERLLNLYRELAEKGQMKVSIDEIVTMLENGAFEGYEDEVEEYFRLMAGQVFMPNTPALINSGRPLGMLSACFVVPIEDDMESIMKAAHDVAMIQKMGGGTGLNFSKLRPEGDFVGSTAGAASGPVSFMHLIDAVSDVIKQGGVRRGANMGILEVWHPDIEKFIHAKERNTGTNVLSNFNISVGLWEDFWEALKEGKRYPLVNPRTGEKVKEVDPKSLFEELAYMAWAKADPGVVFFDVINRRNVLEPAKGEKIRATNPCVVGETRILTPEGYLKAEELFSLAKERGREEAVAVEGIAEEGEPYAYSVEVLLPGKEEVKYETVHGKAPAIADPIIVPAYVWKVGRKKVAKVRTKEGYEITATPDHRLMTPEGWKEVGELKEGDKILLPRLDVEDEFGNESIGEDLAFVLGRFIGDGYLNTNDRRAWFYFNAGKEEETAWKVQKILENHFGTEAEPHRHGGQIKLSVSGEAYRWLESTVKSNEKRVPEIVYRLKPGEIAAFLRGLFSAGGYVDNDMAVRLTSKDRGLLREVQDLLLLFGILSRIYGRPYDSEFHHTTKDGEEKTYGAGGYYELVITDYSMELFAEKIGFEGHKMEKPSPKKTEIDEPVVTVESVEVLGEEIVYDFTVPEHHSYISNGFMSHNCGEEPLYDYESCNLASINLAKFVKYDDEGKPYFDWDEYAYVIQKVAKYLDNAIDVNRFPLPEIDRNTKLTRRIGVGMMGLADALFKLGIPYNSREGFEFMRKATEYLTFYAYRQSIETAKKRGPFPLYGKTKYKDGELPVEGFYHREIWNLPWDELAEDIKRHGVRNAMVTTCPPTGSVSMIADTSSGIEPIFALVYKKSVTVGEFYYVDPVFETELKKRGLYSDEILKKISDNYGSVQGLEEIPEEVQKVFVTAMDIHWLDHILAQANIQLWLTDSASKTINMPNDATVEDVKAAYLLAYKLGCKGVTVYRDGSLSVQVYNVEGEKKQRLKAKPSKYAVEKLKAIVEAEPWLARFINVNAILNGTNGKKGTDQPAGLTFSLSPAPRPAHESLKEKPEIPKEKIEELLGVAYCPVCYEKDGELVELRMESGCATCSRCGWSKCVIS from the coding sequence ATGCCTGTTGAAAAAGTGATGAAAAGGGACGGTAGAATAGTGCCATTTGATAAGGAGCGTATAAGGTGGGCTATACAGAGGGCAATGCTCGAGGTCGGGATCCACGACGAGGATCTCCTCAACAAAGTCGTCAGAAGGGTCGTCAGGAGGATAAACCAGCTCTACGATGGTCAAATCCCAAACATAGAGAACATCCAGGACATAGTTGAGCTCGAGCTCATGCGTGCTGGCCTCTTCGACGTGGCAAAAGCCTACATCCTCTACCGCAAGAAGAAGGCTGAGATAAGGGAGGAGAAGAAGAAAATCCTGAACAAGGACACGCTGGATGAAATAGACAAGCGCTTCTCGCTCAACGCCCTCCGTGTTCTGGCATCCCGCTACCTCATGCGGAACGAGAAGGGTGAAATCGTTGAAAGCCCAAAGGAACTCTTCGAGCGCGTTTCTGTCCTGGCCGTTATTCCAGATATCCTCTACGATGAGAGGGTCTTCGATAAAAACGGGGGGCACGAGCAGGACCCAAAGGCCATCGAGAAGTACCTTTCGAAGCTTGACGAATACGACGGGAAGCTCTCAATAGGCCGCTTTAAGCTGAACAAGTACCACTTCGAGAGGCTCCTGAACCTTTACCGCGAGCTCGCTGAAAAGGGCCAGATGAAGGTTTCAATCGATGAAATCGTCACGATGCTCGAAAACGGCGCCTTTGAGGGCTACGAGGACGAGGTAGAGGAGTACTTCAGGCTGATGGCAGGCCAAGTTTTCATGCCGAACACGCCGGCCCTAATAAACTCGGGAAGGCCCCTTGGAATGCTCTCGGCGTGCTTTGTTGTCCCAATAGAGGATGATATGGAGAGCATCATGAAGGCGGCGCACGATGTTGCCATGATACAAAAAATGGGTGGAGGTACTGGCCTTAATTTCTCAAAGCTCCGTCCCGAGGGCGATTTCGTCGGATCCACTGCAGGAGCAGCCTCAGGGCCAGTATCGTTCATGCACCTCATAGACGCCGTCAGCGACGTGATAAAGCAGGGAGGCGTCAGAAGGGGCGCAAACATGGGCATCCTCGAGGTCTGGCATCCTGACATAGAGAAGTTCATCCACGCCAAGGAGAGGAACACGGGGACTAACGTGCTCAGCAACTTCAACATAAGCGTCGGCCTCTGGGAGGACTTCTGGGAGGCGCTAAAAGAAGGCAAGCGCTACCCGCTCGTAAACCCGAGAACCGGTGAGAAGGTCAAGGAAGTCGACCCCAAGAGCCTCTTCGAGGAGCTCGCCTACATGGCCTGGGCAAAGGCAGACCCGGGGGTTGTGTTCTTCGACGTCATCAACAGGAGGAACGTCCTGGAACCTGCAAAGGGCGAGAAGATAAGGGCCACCAACCCGTGTGTCGTGGGTGAGACGAGGATTCTGACCCCGGAAGGCTATTTGAAGGCGGAGGAGCTCTTCAGCCTTGCAAAAGAGAGGGGCAGGGAGGAAGCCGTGGCGGTGGAGGGAATAGCCGAGGAAGGCGAACCCTATGCGTACTCGGTTGAGGTTCTTCTACCGGGCAAGGAAGAAGTCAAATACGAAACCGTCCACGGAAAAGCCCCCGCGATTGCCGACCCTATCATTGTTCCCGCCTACGTCTGGAAGGTCGGAAGGAAGAAGGTCGCTAAGGTCAGGACTAAAGAAGGCTACGAGATAACCGCGACACCCGACCACAGGCTCATGACTCCAGAGGGCTGGAAAGAAGTCGGCGAGCTCAAAGAGGGGGATAAAATCCTCCTCCCGCGCCTTGACGTGGAAGACGAATTCGGGAACGAGAGCATAGGGGAAGATTTAGCATTCGTCCTCGGCCGGTTCATCGGGGACGGTTACCTGAACACCAACGACAGAAGGGCCTGGTTCTACTTCAACGCCGGGAAGGAGGAAGAGACCGCCTGGAAGGTACAAAAAATACTCGAGAATCACTTCGGGACTGAAGCCGAACCCCACCGCCACGGCGGGCAAATAAAGCTCAGCGTTAGTGGTGAGGCCTACAGGTGGCTGGAGAGCACCGTAAAGAGCAACGAGAAGAGGGTTCCTGAGATAGTTTACAGGCTCAAGCCGGGGGAGATAGCGGCTTTCCTGAGGGGCCTCTTCAGCGCCGGCGGCTACGTGGACAACGACATGGCGGTGCGGCTCACCTCAAAAGACAGGGGACTCCTGAGGGAAGTCCAGGACCTGCTCCTGCTCTTTGGGATCCTCTCCAGGATCTACGGGAGGCCCTACGATAGCGAGTTCCACCACACCACAAAGGACGGGGAGGAGAAGACGTACGGGGCCGGGGGCTACTACGAGCTTGTTATCACAGACTACAGCATGGAGCTCTTCGCAGAAAAGATAGGCTTCGAAGGCCACAAGATGGAGAAGCCCAGCCCCAAGAAGACGGAGATCGACGAACCGGTTGTCACCGTTGAGAGTGTTGAAGTCCTCGGAGAGGAAATCGTCTACGACTTTACGGTGCCGGAGCACCACTCCTACATAAGCAACGGCTTTATGAGCCACAACTGCGGGGAAGAGCCCCTCTACGACTACGAATCCTGCAACCTGGCCAGCATAAACCTTGCGAAGTTCGTCAAGTATGACGACGAAGGAAAGCCCTACTTCGACTGGGACGAGTACGCCTACGTGATCCAGAAGGTGGCCAAGTACCTCGACAACGCCATCGACGTCAACCGCTTCCCGCTCCCCGAGATAGACCGCAACACGAAGCTCACCAGGAGGATAGGCGTTGGCATGATGGGCCTGGCGGACGCGCTCTTCAAGCTCGGAATCCCCTACAACAGCAGGGAGGGCTTTGAGTTCATGCGCAAGGCCACGGAGTACCTGACCTTCTACGCCTACAGGCAGAGCATTGAAACTGCCAAAAAGCGCGGCCCGTTCCCGCTCTACGGGAAGACAAAGTACAAAGACGGCGAGCTACCGGTGGAGGGCTTCTATCACCGCGAAATATGGAACCTGCCCTGGGATGAGCTCGCCGAGGATATCAAGCGCCACGGTGTCAGAAACGCCATGGTCACGACCTGCCCGCCGACGGGGAGCGTTTCGATGATAGCTGATACCTCAAGCGGAATCGAGCCGATATTTGCCCTCGTTTACAAGAAGAGCGTAACAGTTGGCGAGTTCTACTACGTTGACCCGGTCTTTGAGACGGAGCTCAAGAAACGTGGCCTCTACAGCGACGAGATACTGAAGAAGATAAGCGACAACTACGGCTCAGTCCAGGGCCTCGAAGAGATCCCGGAGGAAGTGCAGAAGGTCTTTGTGACCGCCATGGACATCCACTGGCTCGACCACATACTGGCGCAAGCCAACATCCAGCTCTGGCTCACCGACAGCGCAAGCAAGACCATAAACATGCCCAACGATGCAACGGTTGAGGACGTCAAGGCCGCCTATCTGCTCGCCTACAAGCTCGGCTGCAAGGGAGTAACGGTTTACCGTGACGGCTCGCTCTCGGTTCAGGTCTATAACGTCGAGGGGGAGAAGAAGCAGCGCCTCAAGGCGAAGCCGAGCAAATACGCAGTTGAGAAGCTGAAGGCCATCGTTGAGGCCGAGCCGTGGCTGGCGCGCTTCATCAATGTCAATGCAATCCTCAACGGGACCAACGGGAAGAAGGGCACTGACCAGCCGGCGGGACTGACCTTCTCCCTTTCTCCAGCCCCAAGACCTGCCCACGAGAGCCTCAAGGAGAAGCCGGAGATACCGAAGGAAAAGATAGAAGAGCTCTTGGGCGTTGCCTACTGTCCCGTCTGCTACGAGAAGGACGGCGAGCTCGTGGAGCTCAGGATGGAGAGCGGCTGTGCAACCTGCTCGCGCTGTGGCTGGAGCAAGTGCGTCATAAGCTAA
- a CDS encoding phosphoribosyltransferase, whose translation MDKVYLTWWQVDRAIFALANELRRSFMPDVIVGVARGGLIPAVRLSHILGDVEVKVIDVKFYKGIDERMEKPVVTIPLHGSLEGKRVVIVDDVSDTGKTLEVVIEEVKKAGAGEVKVACLSMKPWTKVVPDFYVFRTDKWIVFPWEEFPVVVRE comes from the coding sequence ATGGACAAGGTCTACCTCACCTGGTGGCAGGTGGACAGGGCGATATTTGCACTGGCCAACGAACTGAGGAGAAGTTTCATGCCAGACGTGATAGTCGGAGTTGCCCGGGGTGGGCTTATCCCAGCCGTGAGGCTCAGCCACATCTTAGGGGATGTCGAGGTCAAGGTCATCGATGTCAAGTTTTACAAGGGGATTGACGAGAGGATGGAGAAGCCCGTGGTAACGATTCCGCTTCACGGCTCGCTGGAGGGCAAGAGGGTTGTTATAGTGGATGACGTCAGCGACACTGGGAAGACACTTGAGGTGGTCATCGAAGAGGTCAAAAAAGCCGGGGCGGGCGAGGTTAAGGTCGCATGCCTCAGCATGAAGCCCTGGACGAAGGTCGTTCCGGACTTCTACGTCTTCAGGACTGACAAGTGGATAGTCTTCCCCTGGGAGGAGTTCCCCGTTGTGGTGAGGGAGTGA
- the thpR gene encoding RNA 2',3'-cyclic phosphodiesterase, whose amino-acid sequence MRAFIAVEVSEEVRENLVKAQERIGNKAARIKFVERENFHVTLKFLGEIDNATAEEVKKALAEIARRHKKHRVRVKGVGVFPNPNYVRVIWAGIENDEGLRGMAADVEKEMGKLGFKKENDFVAHITIGRVNFVKDKLELAMALKDLASEDFGEFEVNAIELKKSTLTPKGPIYETVARFELAD is encoded by the coding sequence ATGAGGGCGTTCATAGCGGTGGAGGTCAGCGAAGAGGTTAGGGAAAACCTCGTGAAAGCCCAGGAGAGGATTGGGAACAAAGCGGCCAGGATAAAGTTCGTTGAGCGTGAGAACTTCCACGTGACGCTCAAGTTCCTCGGTGAAATAGACAACGCAACAGCTGAAGAGGTCAAGAAGGCCCTGGCGGAGATAGCAAGAAGGCACAAAAAGCACCGCGTTAGAGTCAAGGGCGTCGGCGTTTTCCCGAACCCCAACTACGTGAGGGTAATCTGGGCGGGCATAGAGAACGACGAGGGGCTTAGGGGAATGGCGGCAGATGTTGAGAAGGAGATGGGAAAACTCGGCTTTAAGAAGGAAAACGACTTCGTTGCACACATAACCATCGGCAGGGTAAATTTCGTGAAGGATAAGCTTGAGCTTGCGATGGCGTTAAAAGACCTCGCCAGCGAGGACTTTGGTGAGTTCGAGGTCAACGCGATAGAGCTGAAGAAGAGCACGCTGACGCCGAAGGGGCCAATCTACGAGACAGTCGCCAGGTTCGAGCTGGCGGATTGA